In Coriobacteriia bacterium, the genomic window CGACGCGGCGGTGCTCGTCTCGGTCGACATGGAGACCGGCAAGCCGATCTTCCTCGCGGCGGGCGCCGATAACGCTGTCGCGGCGGGTTTCAACGCTGGCGGTGCTGTGCGCGAGATCGCCGCGGTGCTCGGCGGGCGCGGCGGGGGCAAGCCCAACATGGCGCAGGGCGGCGGCGAGGACGCTTCACGCATTGATGACGCGCTCGGGGCGGCTCGGCGGGCTCTCGGCGTCGGCTAGCAGAGAGCAGTAGCGTGCGCGTTCTGGCACTGGACATCGGCGAGAAACGCATCGGAGTCGCGGTGTCAGACCCCTCTGGTACCGTGGCCACGCCGGTCACCGTTCTGGATGCACCGAAGGTGCTTGGTGACGGTCGGGATCTGGTAAGGCTCGTTGATGACTATGAGATCGAACTCGTGTTGGTGGGTCTTCCGCTTTCGATGGACGGCGCAGAAGGACCCCAAGCCAAGCGAGTTCGGCATACGGCCGCGCGGCTGGCAGGGTTCTTGCGCCCCCCAGTCGAGTTCGCCGACGAGCGGCTGTCATCGACACAGGCATCCAAGGCGATGCAGGCAGCCGGAGCGTCGACCCGCCAACAGCGTGGCCAGCTCGACATGCTCGCGGCATCGTTGTTCCTACAGAGCTACCTCGATGCTCGCCGAGATGGCGAGCAGATCGGAGAGTAAGGCATGACGGACGGCCCGGGGATGTTCAGCGACCCCACCAAGGTCCAGCAGCGTGGCAAGGGCGGCAAGATCGCTTTGATCGCGGTCATGGTTGTGGCAGCGCTGGTGCTGGTCGCGGGCGCGACCGGCTGGTGGCTGCTGACGCGCACCGAGCATCCCACCGCTTCGGGTCAGCATGTTGAGGTCCGACTGCCCCAGGGAGCGAGCACCGAGCAGATCGCCCGCATGCTCTCCAGCTACGGCGTCGTCCGCAACAGTCTGCGCTTCCAGCTCGACGCCAAGCTCTCCAAGAAGGCCTTGCGCTCGGGCACCTACGAACTGACGACGGGCATGCCCGACGACCTCGTCATCAAAGCGTTGTCGAGCCCGCCCGAGGTGACCTACGTCGACGTGCTGATTCCTGAGGGCTTCACCGCTCGGCAGGTTGCACGGCGCTTTGCGGCGCGAGCGGGCGTCTCGGAAGACGAGATGATCTCGCTTGTCACGTCGGGCGCCCCGCAGTTTGCGGCCAAGCATCCTTACCTTCAGGGGGCCGCCGGCGACTCGCTGGAGGGATACCTCTTCCCGGCGACCTACCGAATCAAGAAAGGGACAAAGCCGGCCGCAATCGTAGAGCTCATGCTCGAGAAGTTCGATGTTGCCTCGGCGGGTCTAGACCTGAGCTACGCCAAGTCGAAGAACCTGACGCTCTCCGACGTTGTGATCATCGCGTCGATCCTTGAGCGCGAGGCCAAGCTCCCCAAGGACTACCCGACGATCGCCTCGGTCATCTACAACCGCCTGCATGCCCGCATGCGCCTGGGGCTCGACTCCACGATCTTCTACGTCGCTCCGGAGGGCACCACAGTACTGGGCAAGTCAGACATCTGGAACATGAGTCCGTACAACACCTACCGTCACTTCGGGCTGCCTCCCGGGCCGATCTCCAATCCCGGAATCCAGGC contains:
- the ruvX gene encoding Holliday junction resolvase RuvX, giving the protein MRVLALDIGEKRIGVAVSDPSGTVATPVTVLDAPKVLGDGRDLVRLVDDYEIELVLVGLPLSMDGAEGPQAKRVRHTAARLAGFLRPPVEFADERLSSTQASKAMQAAGASTRQQRGQLDMLAASLFLQSYLDARRDGEQIGE
- the mltG gene encoding endolytic transglycosylase MltG, which codes for MTDGPGMFSDPTKVQQRGKGGKIALIAVMVVAALVLVAGATGWWLLTRTEHPTASGQHVEVRLPQGASTEQIARMLSSYGVVRNSLRFQLDAKLSKKALRSGTYELTTGMPDDLVIKALSSPPEVTYVDVLIPEGFTARQVARRFAARAGVSEDEMISLVTSGAPQFAAKHPYLQGAAGDSLEGYLFPATYRIKKGTKPAAIVELMLEKFDVASAGLDLSYAKSKNLTLSDVVIIASILEREAKLPKDYPTIASVIYNRLHARMRLGLDSTIFYVAPEGTTVLGKSDIWNMSPYNTYRHFGLPPGPISNPGIQALTAAAHPATTRYLYYVLTGKDGSQTFTVTYPEFLQAVKKYHAVFGN